TAGTAGCCGTAATTAGGATTATAGCTACAGAAAACTGAATTACTACAAGTATTTTTCTTGGAGTTATTAGTGTATTACCTTTTTGAAAAGTTCCTTTTAAAACTGTCGATGCCTTAAATGCAGATAAGTATAAAGCCGGATAGCTACCTGCTAACAATCCTGTAAAGAAAACAATACCTAATGAAGAAAGCCAAAACCATTTACTAGTAAAATCTAATGAAAGATCTTTATCAACTAAATTATTAAAGAATGGCAATATTATTAGTACTGCAAAAAAAGCAAGTACCGCTGCAATTGTAGAAATTAGCATCGATTCACCTAAGAATTGATAAATCAAATATTTTTTAGGAGCTCCCAATACTTTCCTAACCCCTACTTCTTTTGCCCTTTTTTCACTTCGAGCAGTACTTAAATTCATGAAATTTATACAGGCAATTAGTAAGATAATGGCTGCTATAATTCCAAATATTCTTATTGAATCTATTCTACCACCTATTTCTTTTCCATTTTCAAATTCTGCATATAAATAGGTTCTTGAATATGGATATAATAACGTTTCCATATCTGGCGAATCTTTATCATAATTCTCACGAAGAGTCTTAATCTTTGCCGAAAACTGAGCAAAATCAACACCCTCTTTAAGTTTCACATACGTTGCTACAGAATTGTTTCCCCAATTATCGTCATCCCAGTCTTTTTGAATTAAATAATCCCACGGTACCAAAAACTCAAAAGTAAAATCTGTATTATTAGGCAAATCTTTTAAAACACCAGTAACCTTAAAGCTATCTGAATTGTCAATTTTAACAAGTTCTCCAATAGGGTCTTTTTCTCCAAAAATCTTTTCTGCCAAGGTCTCTGTTATTACTACTGAATTCACATCGCCTAAAACACTTTCAATGTTACCTTTTGCCAAAGGAAAACTGAAAATATTCAAGAAATCTGGGTCAACTATTGTACCTGTAGCTTTAATTCTTTTTTCATCTACAGAAAATAAAAAAGGAGTATCATAAAAGTATCTTGATATCCTTTCTACTTCTGGATAATCTTTTTTAATGGCTGGTGCCATTGCTTTTGGAGTAGAATTCCAAGTCCAAATTTCGCCTTCAACATCGTATTGATTGTTTACTTCATAAATACGCTCTTGATTCTCATGAAACCTATCGAATCCTAATTCAAAATTTATCCATAGAACTATTAAAGTAAAAACCGTTAAGCCCATAGAAAGACCTACAATATTTAATACCGAAAAACTTTTATTTCGAATTAAATTACGCCAAGCTACTTTTATATAATTTTTAAACATGATTTTTGTTTTTTATGTCTTCTCATACACAGTGAACACCTTGCCCGTTCTACCGCGCATAAAGGAACAATGGACATAGTTTATTCAGTCCTCAAACTCTTAACAGGATTTGCTTTTGCTGCTTTTATAGCTTGGAAGCTTACCGTCAAAATTGTTACCAACATTGCACCCACCATAGCTATCGCGAAAATCCACCATTTTAGAATTACTCTATACGGATATTCTTGTAACCATCCGTTCATAACAAAATAGGCTATGGGCACTGCTATAAAACAAGAGATAATTACCAATTTCAAAAAGTCTTTAGACAGCATGTTCCATACATTAAAAATAGAAGCTCCCAATACTTTTCTAACTCCTATCTCTTTCTTGCGCTGCTCTGCCACAAAAGAGGTTAGGCCAAATAATCCCAAACAACTAATTAGAATTGCAAGTGCCGTAAATACTCCTGAAAGGGTTCCTATACGTTCTTCCGATGCAAATTTTTCTCCATACTCTCC
The genomic region above belongs to Maribacter hydrothermalis and contains:
- a CDS encoding ABC transporter permease; translated protein: MFKNYIKVAWRNLIRNKSFSVLNIVGLSMGLTVFTLIVLWINFELGFDRFHENQERIYEVNNQYDVEGEIWTWNSTPKAMAPAIKKDYPEVERISRYFYDTPFLFSVDEKRIKATGTIVDPDFLNIFSFPLAKGNIESVLGDVNSVVITETLAEKIFGEKDPIGELVKIDNSDSFKVTGVLKDLPNNTDFTFEFLVPWDYLIQKDWDDDNWGNNSVATYVKLKEGVDFAQFSAKIKTLRENYDKDSPDMETLLYPYSRTYLYAEFENGKEIGGRIDSIRIFGIIAAIILLIACINFMNLSTARSEKRAKEVGVRKVLGAPKKYLIYQFLGESMLISTIAAVLAFFAVLIILPFFNNLVDKDLSLDFTSKWFWLSSLGIVFFTGLLAGSYPALYLSAFKASTVLKGTFQKGNTLITPRKILVVIQFSVAIILITATMIIKQQLDKVQNRQLGYAKDKLIYTSFEGDIEKNYGLIRAELLKSGAATSITKTSSPITESWSNTWGFKWEGKNENDKTIVLRMISDEAIVKTIGLELVAGRDLNLQKFPTDSTAAILNESAVALMGFKDPIGQIIKDNGIDWHVIGVVKDFVFNSPFQKIEPLVIEGAKGWFNVMHMKLNNANTTSDNLALVENVFKTYNPEYPFNFEFVDDEYAKKFSDQQITGKLAGLFTLLTILISCLGLFGLASYMAENRIKEVGIRKVLGASVGTIVTLLSKDFLKLVGLSILIAIPISWYYMSNWLEDFAFRVSISWWVFVIAGVLTLIIALVTVSFQAIKAAKANPVKSLRTE